The Miscanthus floridulus cultivar M001 chromosome 17, ASM1932011v1, whole genome shotgun sequence genome has a window encoding:
- the LOC136516923 gene encoding auxin-responsive protein IAA19-like isoform X1 — protein MPPPPPPLLLEARDYLGAGATSSCCSSSCSSGGEGAGPHLALRLGLPGSDSPSRGAEAEHAHVDAALTLGPAPAPSRGGAKRGFADSLDRSAKRDGDAAGGVTGEEKGAAAPAAGAAPAAKAQVVGWPPVRSYRKNTLAASATKTKGEDEGRSEAGCCYVKVSMDGAPYLRKVDLKTYSSYQDLSLGLEKMFSCFITGQSSSRKTSRRERLTDGSRADAFQDQEYVLTYEDKDADWMLVGDLPWDLFTTICRKLRIMRGSDAAGMAPRSMEPIVWNK, from the exons atgccgccgccgccgccgccgctgctcctcgaGGCGCGGGACTACCTCGGCGCCGGCGCCACCTCGTCGTGCTGCTCGTCGTCCTGCTCCTCCGGCGGCGAGGGCGCGGGGCCGCACCTCGCGCTGCGGCTCGGGCTCCCGGGGTCCGACTCCCCCAGCCGCGGCGCGGAGGCGGAGCACGCCCACGTCGACGCCGCGCTCACCCTCGGTCCCGCCCCCGCGCCTTCCAGGGGAGGCGCCAAGCGCGGGTTCGCCGACTCCCTCGACCGGTCCGCGAAGCGGGACGGTGATGCTGCTGGGGGCGTCACGGGGGAGGAGAAGGGGGCAGCTGCACCCGCTGCCGGAGCTGCGCCGGCTGCCAA GGCACAAGTTGTTGGATGGCCACCAGTTAGGAGCTACCGAAAGAATACACTAGCTGCGAGTGCCACAAAGACAAAGGGGGAAGATGAAGGTAGGAGTGAGGCGGGATGCTGTTATGTTAAGGTCAGCATGGATGGAGCCCCATACCTAAGGAAGGTGGACCTCAAGACCTATTCAAGCTATCAGGATCTCTCGCTTGGTCTGGAGAAAATGTTCAGCTGCTTCATCACTG GCCAAAGCAGTTCACGCAAGACATCAAGAAGGGAGAGGCTTACTGATGGTTCTAGGGCTGATGCCTTTCAGGACCAAGAATATGTCCTTACTTACGAAGATAAAGATGCTGACTGGATGCTCGTTGGTGATCTGCCCTGGGA CTTGTTCACCACAATTTGTCGGAAACTTAGAATCATGAGAGGCTCTGATGCTGCTGGCATGG CTCCAAGATCAATGGAACCGATAGTTTGGAACAAATAA
- the LOC136516922 gene encoding uncharacterized protein, translating to MSRAAQTGGGGAGGGGAARLKASPRALFSCGIFSTCTHPALSPTATPNNNVVPGSGGGGGGGIKGGGGSGTPCAEASSASPAAVEAAAAAAMPPPPQRQHQRAQQRNVGPSSSSSSSSSSASQSFTQWRLPVHHPPHASASGSASASARGAGAGDALLSAEEKFATGEVVAALRAVEREMEAAARPVPAGVVAGVVAAVREPATARLAAKVLLVVLLEEGNRETAVEAGAASAAVEAVAASGPAGATAERALAALELLCTALGGAPAVRREALAAPVLARAVEGMAGRGRECAIGVLAAIYGGGGGGAGGEDGASSSPPPPEVVKAVVAAMQGECSARGRRKGAQLLRALQEGGRLGLAWDGVGDQ from the coding sequence ATGAGTCGCGCCGCGCAGACAGGAGGGGGCGGGGCCGGGGGCGGAGGGGCGGCGAGGCTCAAGGCGTCGCCGCGGGCGCTCTTCTCCTGCGGCATTTTCAGCACCTGCACGCACCCCGCGCTAAGCCCGACGGCGACGCCCAACAACAATGTGGTGCCGgggagtggcggcggcggcggcggtggcatcaAGGGCGGTGGCGGCTCGGGAACGCCCTGCGCCGAGGCGTCGTCCGCGTCGCCGGccgcggtggaggcggcggcggcggcggccatgccaCCGCCTCCGCAGCGGCAGCACCAGCGAGCGCAGCAAAGGAACGTCgggccgtcgtcgtcgtcttcctcctcatcctcgtccgcGTCGCAGAGCTTCACGCAGTGGAGGCTGCCGGTGCACCATCCGCCGCACGCGTCGGCGTCGGGGTCGGCATCCGCGTCCGCCagaggggcgggcgccggggacgCGCTGCTGAGCGCGGAGGAGAAGTTCGCCACGGGGGAGGTGGTGGCGGCGCTGCGGGCGGTGGAGCGGGAGATGGAGGCCGCCGCGAGGCCGGTCCCCGCGGGGGTGGTGGCCGGGGTGGTCGCCGCGGTGCgggagcccgccacggcgaggcTCGCCGCCAAAGTGCTGCTCGTCGTGCTGCTGGAGGAGGGGAACAGGGAGACGGCCGTGGAGgccggcgcggcgtcggcggccgtggaggcggtggcggcgtccGGGCCGGCGGGGGCCACGGCCGAGCGCGCGCTGGCCGCGCTCGAGCTCCTCTGCACGGCCCTCGGCGGCGCACCGGCGGTGCGGAGGGAGGCCCTCGCGGCGCCGGTGCTGGCGCGGGCGGTCGAGGGGATGGCCGGCCGCGGTCGGGAGTGCGCCATCGGCGTCCTGGCCGCCATctacggtggcggtggcggaggcgctGGCGGTGAGGACGGGGCCtcgtcctcgccgccgccgccggaggtggtgaaggcggtggtggcggcgatgCAGGGCGAGTGCAGCGCGCGTGGACGGCGCAAGGGCGCGCAGCTGCTGCGCGCGCTGCAGGAGGGCGGCCGCCTCGGGCTCGCGTGGGACGGCGTCGGCGATCAGTGA
- the LOC136516923 gene encoding auxin-responsive protein IAA19-like isoform X2 → MPPPPPPLLLEARDYLGAGATSSCCSSSCSSGGEGAGPHLALRLGLPGSDSPSRGAEAEHAHVDAALTLGPAPAPSRGGAKRGFADSLDRSAKRDGDAAGGVTGEEKGAAAPAAGAAPAAKAQVVGWPPVRSYRKNTLAASATKTKGEDEGRSEAGCCYVKVSMDGAPYLRKVDLKTYSSYQDLSLGLEKMFSCFITGQSSSRKTSRRERLTDGSRADAFQDQEYVLTYEDKDADWMLVGDLPWDLFTTICRKLRIMRGSDAAGMVPNLPAAPRSMEPIVWNK, encoded by the exons atgccgccgccgccgccgccgctgctcctcgaGGCGCGGGACTACCTCGGCGCCGGCGCCACCTCGTCGTGCTGCTCGTCGTCCTGCTCCTCCGGCGGCGAGGGCGCGGGGCCGCACCTCGCGCTGCGGCTCGGGCTCCCGGGGTCCGACTCCCCCAGCCGCGGCGCGGAGGCGGAGCACGCCCACGTCGACGCCGCGCTCACCCTCGGTCCCGCCCCCGCGCCTTCCAGGGGAGGCGCCAAGCGCGGGTTCGCCGACTCCCTCGACCGGTCCGCGAAGCGGGACGGTGATGCTGCTGGGGGCGTCACGGGGGAGGAGAAGGGGGCAGCTGCACCCGCTGCCGGAGCTGCGCCGGCTGCCAA GGCACAAGTTGTTGGATGGCCACCAGTTAGGAGCTACCGAAAGAATACACTAGCTGCGAGTGCCACAAAGACAAAGGGGGAAGATGAAGGTAGGAGTGAGGCGGGATGCTGTTATGTTAAGGTCAGCATGGATGGAGCCCCATACCTAAGGAAGGTGGACCTCAAGACCTATTCAAGCTATCAGGATCTCTCGCTTGGTCTGGAGAAAATGTTCAGCTGCTTCATCACTG GCCAAAGCAGTTCACGCAAGACATCAAGAAGGGAGAGGCTTACTGATGGTTCTAGGGCTGATGCCTTTCAGGACCAAGAATATGTCCTTACTTACGAAGATAAAGATGCTGACTGGATGCTCGTTGGTGATCTGCCCTGGGA CTTGTTCACCACAATTTGTCGGAAACTTAGAATCATGAGAGGCTCTGATGCTGCTGGCATGG TACCCAATCTTCCTGCAGCTCCAAGATCAATGGAACCGATAGTTTGGAACAAATAA